GGCACTGGCCGAGGCGGGGTGCTCGTTCGCCGATGTCGTCCGGGTGCGGTACCTGCTGCCGGAGCGGGACGACTTCGAACCCTGCTGGCCGGTACTGCGCCGCCACTTCGGCGAGGTCCTGCCGGCGGCGACCATGATGGTGTGCGGGCTGGCCGACCCCCGGATGAAGTTCGAGATCGAGGTCTACGCGCGACGCACGGGCGGCGACGGTGCCTGACCTCCGCCTGGAGCCGGTGACCGGCGACGCCATGCTCGAACAGTGGCGGCACGTGCACAACGCGATCGTGCCGCCCGCCGCCATGGATCTCGACGAAGTGCGGGAGCGCAGTGGCCGCTACCGGCTGGAGAACGCGTATCTCGGCGACGAACTCGTGGGGTGCTCCACCGTGCGGCCGCCCGAGGGCGAGAACGCCATCGCGACGGTGATCGCGCGCGTGCTGCCCCGGTATCGGCGGCGGGGACTCGGGAACGCTCTGTATGAGAAAGGGCTCGCCCACGCGCGCGTGCTGGGCGCCGATGTGATCGAGACCTGCGTGCCGGCCGCCAACGAGGACGGGGTGCGGTTTGCCGAGACACGCGGATTCGTGGAGGTCGAGAGGTATGTGCTGCCGGGTGCGAACGACCTGTGGATCGACCTCCGCCTCGCCACCTCCGGACGGTAAGAAGGGGTTCACGCCGAGTTTCCGGCATGCAACGATTCTCTCAATCTTGCGGGAACTCGATGTGTGCTGCGTCACGTTCGAGTTGAATGATTGTTAGTGAGCGAACCGACGTGCCGTACGTACGGACGCAGCCTGCAGGGGGTCCAGGTGAGTGCTTCCCGGCGTAGTGGGACCACCGACGAGCTGGGGCCGGACGAGCCCGAACGGGACGGTCCGGAGGGCTCGGGCGGTTCCGATCTGCTGGCTGCGCTGCTGGACGGCATGGACGCGGCCCTGTGCGCCTTCGACGCCGACGGTGTCGTCACGCACTGGAATCGTGAGGCCGAGCGGATTCTCGGGTGGACCGCGAGTGAGGCCGTGGGCCGGCACGGGTTCGCCGGGTGGGCCGTACGGCCGGCCGACGCCGAAGAGGTCGAGTCCCGGCTGATGGCCGCCATGCACGCGCCGGGACGCCAGGTCCATGAGTTCGCGCTGCTCACCAAGGACGGCGGCCGGGTCCTCGTACGGACCCAGTCCGCGGCCGTCCGCGGCCCCGACGGAAAGCCC
This genomic window from Streptomyces sp. DG2A-72 contains:
- a CDS encoding GNAT family N-acetyltransferase, whose product is MPDLRLEPVTGDAMLEQWRHVHNAIVPPAAMDLDEVRERSGRYRLENAYLGDELVGCSTVRPPEGENAIATVIARVLPRYRRRGLGNALYEKGLAHARVLGADVIETCVPAANEDGVRFAETRGFVEVERYVLPGANDLWIDLRLATSGR
- a CDS encoding RidA family protein, encoding MTARRAILSGSVFEEQIGYARAVVDGDWVHVSGTTGYDYATMTISDDVVEQAEQCLRNVGAALAEAGCSFADVVRVRYLLPERDDFEPCWPVLRRHFGEVLPAATMMVCGLADPRMKFEIEVYARRTGGDGA